CGGCCTCTGCGCAACAGGGCTCGCACGCGCGCTGAGAGCTCTGCGAAGGAGAAAGGCTTCATCAGGTAGTCATCCGCCCCCGCATCCAAAGCCTTCACTCGGTCCTCCACGCGGCTGCGGGCAGTCAGCACCATTACGGGCAACTGCGCTCTCTCGGCGCGAACTGCGCGGAGGACTGTCATCCCGTCCTGCTTAGGAAGATTCAGGTCCAGGACAAGAAGATCGTAGTCATACTGCGCTGCCGCCGCCTCCGCCAATTCGCCATCAGCAACCACGTCCACCGCATAGTCTTCTTCTTCCAGGCCTTTGCGTAAGAAATTGGCCAGGGCTGTGTCGTCTTCTGCGATTAGAACCCGCATGCTCGTTTTTCCGCTCGACGATTACTTCATTCAAGATTGTTAAGCACTTCTAATGCACTTCCAAGTTTTTTGGCAATAACTTGAATTTTGCCTTCCGCAAATGGATGCGGTTCCTAAATCGAAACATACGCAGGCCGTCCGTTGCACGTCGTTCCTACAAAACTAG
The Terriglobales bacterium DNA segment above includes these coding regions:
- a CDS encoding response regulator transcription factor, with product MRVLIAEDDTALANFLRKGLEEEDYAVDVVADGELAEAAAAQYDYDLLVLDLNLPKQDGMTVLRAVRAERAQLPVMVLTARSRVEDRVKALDAGADDYLMKPFSFAELSARVRALLRRGRLPLQSVLRVDDLKLDRLEHRVERGGREISLTSKEFALLEYLMRNAGRRITRAMIIEHVWNVNFDTTTNVVDVYINYLRKKVDAGASQRLIHTVRGVGYELRI